In the genome of Dyadobacter fermentans DSM 18053, the window CAGTTTCTCAGGCGTAATTTCACCGCCAGGAATCCGCGGCACAACGGAATATGTGCCGCCTTTCTGAATATTTGCCAGGTAGCGGTCGTTCGAATCCTGCGCCACGGCGCGGTCTTTTGCCAGGATATTTTCATTCCAGAGGCTGGCCAGCAACGAGACCACCAGCGGCTTGCACACTTCGCAGCCATCGCCTTTGCCGTGATGGTCGAGCACGGCGCCGTAGGTTTTCAGGCCATTCATTTTTACCAAATCGAGCAGCTCCTGGCGCGAATAGTCGAAATGCTCGCAAATGACATTCCGTACGTATACGCCCTTTTCCTTCATCACCCCCGAAATCAGGTCTTTCACCATCGGGATACAGCCGCCGCAGCCGGTACCGGCCTTGCAGCATTTTTTCAATGCATCCACGGTATGATGTCCGTTTTCACCTACCTCGTGGCAGATCATGCCTTTGGTAACGGCCTCGCACGAGCATATGAGCGCGTCGTCGGGGAGGCTCATTACGCCTGCGCCCGCTTCCTCGCCCCCGCGGGAGCCCAGGATCAGGTCTTCGGAATCGGGCGGGAGAATGGTTTTGTTCTTGCAGGTTTGCAGGAGCATGTTGTACTGCTCGGCCTCGCCTACGAGGATACCGCCTAGCAAAGTTTTGCCGTCGGAGCTTACATTAATGCGCTTGTAAATGCCCTTAGCCTTATTTTCATAACGGATCGTGCGGCAAGCCGGCTCTTCTACAAACGGGTCTCCGAAGCTCGCCACGTCGGTGCCGATGAGTTTCAGCTTGGTCGACATGTCGTAGGGAAGAAATTCCTTTTCTCCGCCGGTCAGCATGGTCGCCACCACGTCGGCCATTTCATAGCCCGGCGCGATGAGGCCGTAGATCATATGGTGCGCCAATGCACATTCCCCGATCGCGAAAATGAATGGATCGGAGGTTTGGAGCTGGTTGTTGACGATGATGCCGCCGCGTGGGTGCGTTTCGAGGCCTGCGATTTTGGCCACTTCGTCGCGCGGGCGGATACCCGCGGAAATCACGAGCATATCCACGTCCAGGAAGCTATTGTCGGCAAACTGCATGCCTTCAATGCGGTCGTCGCCTTTGATTTCCTGCGTGCTTTTGGATAAATGTATTTGTAAACCAAGAGATTCCAATTGGCTTTGCAGCATGCGCGAACCGGCATCGTCAATCTGCCTCGGCATCAGTCGCGGAGCAAATTCCACCACATGCGCTTCTTCCAAACCGAGGTCCAGCAATGCTTTGGCCGCTTCCAGGCCCAGCAAACCGCCGCCGAGCACGGCACCCTTTCTCGCCTTTTTGGCATAAGACTGGATCAGTTCCAGATCTTCGATGGTACGATACACAAACACCCCATCCTTCTCGACGCCCGGAATAGACGGAACGAATGCCCCAGAGCCGGCTGCCATGATGAGGTAGTCATAATATACTATATGTCCATGGTGTGAACGCACCAGTTTCTCCTCCCGGTCGATGTCCACCACGGGATCGGACAAAAACAGCCGTATCCCGTTTTCTGCATACCAGTCTACTCCGGCCATGGAAAGGTCATCTGCCGACTTCCCTGCAAAAAACTCGCTCAAATGTACTCTGTCGTAGGCAGCACGGGGCTCTTCGCCGAATACCGTGATGGAAAATTCCTGTCCTTCTTTTTTTCGCGAGAGGAGCTTTTCACAGAATTTGTAGCCCACCATACCATTACCAACTACGACGATCCGGGTGTTTGAAACAGCTTTCATAGTAAATAATAACTATTGATTTGTGAAAACGTGATTATTTTATTGTATTATTTCAATATTATGTGCGTGTTATCACTTTTTCGATAAGTCAAATATAAATCGTGTTTTTTGTAATTCCTAACTTTTAATTCGCATTTATAGCCAAAAACA includes:
- the nirB gene encoding nitrite reductase large subunit NirB — protein: MKAVSNTRIVVVGNGMVGYKFCEKLLSRKKEGQEFSITVFGEEPRAAYDRVHLSEFFAGKSADDLSMAGVDWYAENGIRLFLSDPVVDIDREEKLVRSHHGHIVYYDYLIMAAGSGAFVPSIPGVEKDGVFVYRTIEDLELIQSYAKKARKGAVLGGGLLGLEAAKALLDLGLEEAHVVEFAPRLMPRQIDDAGSRMLQSQLESLGLQIHLSKSTQEIKGDDRIEGMQFADNSFLDVDMLVISAGIRPRDEVAKIAGLETHPRGGIIVNNQLQTSDPFIFAIGECALAHHMIYGLIAPGYEMADVVATMLTGGEKEFLPYDMSTKLKLIGTDVASFGDPFVEEPACRTIRYENKAKGIYKRINVSSDGKTLLGGILVGEAEQYNMLLQTCKNKTILPPDSEDLILGSRGGEEAGAGVMSLPDDALICSCEAVTKGMICHEVGENGHHTVDALKKCCKAGTGCGGCIPMVKDLISGVMKEKGVYVRNVICEHFDYSRQELLDLVKMNGLKTYGAVLDHHGKGDGCEVCKPLVVSLLASLWNENILAKDRAVAQDSNDRYLANIQKGGTYSVVPRIPGGEITPEKLIVIGQVAQKYNLYTKITGGQRIDLFGAHLGDLPDIWEELIDAGFESGHAYGKSLRTVKSCVGSTWCRFGVQDSVSFAIEVEDRYKGLRSPHKLKSAVSGCVRECAEAQSKDFGIIATEKGWNLFVCGNGGSKPQHAQLLATDVDKETCLRLIDRFLMFYIKTADPLTRTATWLNKMEGGMNYLKAVVVDDVLGIAGELERDMQNLIDVYKCEWREVVESPELRKRFTHFVNTPMKDPSITFADMREQKRATEWA